One stretch of Brevibacillus laterosporus DNA includes these proteins:
- the thrS gene encoding threonine--tRNA ligase translates to MAQVKVTLPDGSVREYEAGVTIEDIAGSISTSLKKKAVAGKVNGKVVDLSTPIQEDTNVEIVTLDTKDGVEVYRHSTAHLLAQAVKRVFGSEVKFGIGPVIEDGFYYDMDIPVSLTPEDLIKLEAEMNKIIKENLKIERKEVSREEAMRIFGELNDHLKLELIRDLPEDSVITMYHQGEFFDLCRGPHLPSTGVIKAFKLMSVAGAYWRGNSDNQVLQRVYGTAFPKKADMDEHLHFLEEAKKRDHRKLGKELSLYMFSEEAPGMPFYLPNGMTIRNELEQFSRRLQDLALYEEVRTPFMMNQRLWEQSGHWDHYHENMYFSEVDNTTFALKPMNCPGHMLIYKNEMHSYRDLPIRYSEFGQVHRHEYSGALNGMLRVRTFCQDDAHVFVRPDQIEAEIKGMIQLIDKIYSVFGFKYSVELSTRPEDSMGSDELWDIAESSLKNVLDELGMDYEINEGDGAFYGPKIDFQITDALKRSHQCGTIQLDFQLPEKFDLSYIGQDNEKHRPVVLHRAMYGSLDRFIGILVEHYGGGFPTWLAPIQARLMTINEVHVPYAEEVRKQLLQAGIRVELDSRNEKIGYKIREAQMQKIPYMLVIGEKEMEEGALSVRKRGEGDLGSKPVADVLAHLQNEILERK, encoded by the coding sequence ATGGCACAAGTAAAAGTAACTCTGCCAGACGGCTCTGTTCGTGAATACGAAGCGGGCGTAACAATTGAAGATATCGCAGGTTCCATTAGCACTAGCTTGAAGAAAAAAGCGGTAGCAGGAAAAGTAAATGGCAAGGTTGTAGATTTATCTACACCTATCCAAGAAGATACAAACGTGGAAATTGTGACACTTGATACGAAAGACGGCGTGGAAGTATATCGCCACAGTACAGCCCATTTGCTAGCTCAAGCGGTAAAACGTGTATTCGGTAGCGAGGTTAAATTCGGGATTGGTCCTGTAATTGAGGACGGTTTCTACTATGATATGGATATTCCAGTTAGCTTAACGCCTGAAGATCTAATCAAATTGGAAGCTGAAATGAACAAGATTATCAAGGAAAACTTGAAGATCGAGCGTAAAGAAGTAAGTCGTGAAGAAGCGATGCGCATCTTTGGCGAATTAAATGATCATTTGAAGCTAGAATTAATTCGTGACTTACCAGAGGATTCCGTCATCACGATGTACCATCAGGGTGAATTCTTTGACCTATGCCGTGGACCTCATTTGCCTTCCACTGGAGTAATTAAAGCATTCAAATTGATGAGTGTGGCAGGTGCTTACTGGCGTGGTAACTCTGATAACCAAGTATTACAACGCGTATATGGCACAGCTTTCCCGAAAAAAGCAGACATGGATGAACACTTGCACTTCTTAGAAGAAGCGAAGAAACGCGACCATCGTAAATTGGGAAAAGAACTAAGCTTGTACATGTTCTCGGAAGAAGCACCAGGTATGCCTTTCTATCTGCCTAACGGTATGACGATCCGCAACGAGCTGGAGCAATTCTCCCGTCGTTTGCAAGACCTAGCTTTATACGAGGAAGTTCGTACACCATTCATGATGAACCAACGTCTATGGGAGCAATCCGGTCACTGGGATCACTATCATGAGAATATGTATTTCTCAGAAGTAGACAACACAACGTTCGCCCTTAAACCGATGAACTGTCCTGGTCATATGCTGATTTATAAAAACGAGATGCATTCTTATCGCGATCTACCAATTCGCTACTCCGAGTTCGGACAGGTGCATCGTCATGAGTACTCTGGTGCGTTAAATGGTATGTTACGTGTTCGTACGTTCTGTCAGGATGATGCACACGTGTTCGTACGTCCTGATCAGATTGAGGCGGAAATTAAAGGCATGATCCAACTAATCGATAAAATTTACAGTGTATTTGGCTTCAAATACAGTGTAGAGCTATCTACTCGTCCAGAGGATTCTATGGGATCTGATGAACTGTGGGATATTGCAGAAAGCTCTTTGAAAAACGTATTGGATGAACTAGGTATGGATTACGAAATCAATGAGGGCGATGGCGCATTCTATGGTCCAAAAATTGACTTCCAAATCACAGATGCTCTGAAACGTAGTCACCAATGCGGAACAATTCAGTTGGACTTCCAATTGCCTGAAAAATTCGATCTAAGCTATATTGGACAGGATAATGAGAAGCATCGTCCGGTTGTTTTGCACCGTGCTATGTATGGTTCACTTGACCGCTTTATCGGTATTTTGGTTGAACATTATGGCGGTGGGTTCCCAACTTGGCTTGCACCAATACAAGCTCGTTTGATGACGATTAATGAAGTGCATGTTCCTTATGCAGAAGAAGTGCGCAAGCAATTGCTACAAGCGGGTATTCGTGTAGAGCTAGATTCCCGTAATGAAAAAATCGGTTACAAAATCCGCGAAGCCCAAATGCAAAAAATCCCGTATATGCTGGTTATCGGGGAAAAAGAAATGGAAGAGGGAGCATTATCCGTACGTAAACGCGGAGAAGGCGATCTAGGCAGTAAGCCGGTTGCTGATGTATTGGCTCATCTTCAAAATGAAATTCTAGAAAGAAAATAA